AACTTACATTTTTAGCTGCTGTGCTAAAAGCTTCCCTATGGCTAATGTCAGGATTACTAGCCTTAATCCTTTGGATCTCCtccctagagagagagagagagatttaagtTAATTATCATATCAGTAATTCATCTTCAAGGGTAATTCCatctcttaataataataataataataataataattaccaTTATCGTCAACTTGTAAAGCAACAAAATGTGTGACAACACCaatgattaaaaataaacttactTGATAAACCTGTTATATGCTGAAGGAACCCGCTGTCTTTTCTCTGGTGCTATATATGTTTAACAATTAATTTGAAGAAATTGGTTAGAAAAATAGGACAAAATTACATCAATATTAGATCGAgctaaaggtcgtacccagtgcacaaggctcccgctttacacaGGGTTTGGGAGAGCTACCTAGGTAAAATATTTTGTACCTCATTCCAATGATATTATTGAGATTGAGatcatacacacatatatatggcTAGATTCCACACTTCAAAAAGTACAACCTGTTAATTTGTTTTTCTGAAATATATATTGTATTAAAATGTGAAAGTATTAATACTCATGAGCATATATAGTTTCTAGGACATTGCTATCCATTAACTGATGGGTTCTGAAATCTGCTATGAAAGGTCACCATCCTAGTTGGCCCGTGAGAAGTGAGGACAAACCCCTAATTGAGCACTTGTAAATGGTGTTTGCATGCTTATTGTTCAAACTAAATGGCtgtagatttttatttttttttcttgtacatATTCTATTTGAAACCAAATCTAATTAAATTGCACATAGAGAACCCAAACTCGAATGCACAGGATGAAGCACATTCAGCTAACCTAGGTACGTAGTTGGTTTGCATTTAACAGGATCATCTTGAAGAATTAGGTGATTATTGTTCCTTGTTATTTACTTTTTTCCAATTGTGTGGAGACACTTAATTTGCTCAAAGCTATCATCATAAGATAATTAACCCAGGTAGTTGGTTTGCATTTAACATTTGGTATGAGACATTAAGTGGTTAGGGGGTGGGGGGTAGGTCTGGTCGACTTCATTAATTTGAAGTGACTGCAAAAGATATGTCATATTATTTGtgtataagagagagagagagagagagactcacGGCGTATGGGAGAGATTCTAGGTTGGTCATGAAGCTCTAGAGACTCAAATGCATGACCAAACTTGTTGGATttggatgatgatgatgatgatgatgatgatgagccGCAGTTCTTATTTGAATCCTCAGAGCTCAGGTGTTGTTTCTGTAactttcaattaataaattattaaccagcaaacaaccaattaaattacattaaaattatatatatatatatatatatatatatatatatatatcagtcaAATCACAGTCAACACCTTGGCACCaaaagaatttgaaatgaaatttCAGAGACACGCTCATCACGAAAATACATAATAATAAGTTGGTACTGGTTGAATAATCACTGCTTGATCGATCTTTGAAAAACGAAAAAACACTGTCTAATCCTTAACTAATCACGAATAAATTGACTCGCACACTTCATAAAACTACCTtgtttacacacacacccaTCAAATTCCTTGTGGAAATTTAGGGAATCCGAGTCAGAAAAATATTGAATATAATTACCTAAGAAAGGAGGCAAAATGTACATTTTAACTTGTTTTACAAATATTATTACTAATCTAACTTAAACCAAAAGAATGGTAGGGTTTGAACCCCAATACAGTAAGCTTAAAAGAAAAATCTATCAACTAGGCAATTCACAACTTGCAAAGCCAAAtgcacatatatatttaaattaataGTACAATTACCTGGGGATCTTGATGAGGAGGAATGGTGGTCGACTGAAGGGAACCTCCAATATTAACAGAGAGC
This window of the Malus domestica chromosome 03, GDT2T_hap1 genome carries:
- the YABBY2 gene encoding putative axial regulator YABBY 2 isoform X2, with amino-acid sequence MCGLRSILQYFVNLRKEDFSIDMHLGISFLSLFFFFFFFIIFSFINKVSVPCNSSMNMVTVRCGHCANLLSVNIGGSLQSTTIPPHQDPQKQHLSSEDSNKNCGSSSSSSSSSSKSNKFGHAFESLELHDQPRISPIRPPEKRQRVPSAYNRFIKEEIQRIKASNPDISHREAFSTAAKNWAHFPHIHFGLKLDANREPKLDQAFAGEGTQKSNGFY
- the YABBY2 gene encoding putative axial regulator YABBY 2 isoform X3 is translated as MSMDLMASERVCYVHCNFCNTILAVSVPCNSSMNMVTVRCGHCANLLSVNIGGSLQSTTIPPHQDPQLQKQHLSSEDSNKNCGSSSSSSSSSSKSNKFGHAFESLELHDQPRISPIRPPEKRQRVPSAYNRFIKEEIQRIKASNPDISHREAFSTAAKNWAHFPHIHFGLKLDANREPKLDQAFAGEGTQKSNGFY
- the YABBY2 gene encoding putative axial regulator YABBY 2 isoform X1 produces the protein MCGLRSILQYFVNLRKEDFSIDMHLGISFLSLFFFFFFFIIFSFINKVSVPCNSSMNMVTVRCGHCANLLSVNIGGSLQSTTIPPHQDPQLQKQHLSSEDSNKNCGSSSSSSSSSSKSNKFGHAFESLELHDQPRISPIRPPEKRQRVPSAYNRFIKEEIQRIKASNPDISHREAFSTAAKNWAHFPHIHFGLKLDANREPKLDQAFAGEGTQKSNGFY
- the YABBY2 gene encoding putative axial regulator YABBY 2, which produces MSMDLMASERVCYVHCNFCNTILAVSVPCNSSMNMVTVRCGHCANLLSVNIGGSLQSTTIPPHQDPQKQHLSSEDSNKNCGSSSSSSSSSSKSNKFGHAFESLELHDQPRISPIRPPEKRQRVPSAYNRFIKEEIQRIKASNPDISHREAFSTAAKNWAHFPHIHFGLKLDANREPKLDQAFAGEGTQKSNGFY
- the YABBY2 gene encoding putative axial regulator YABBY 2 isoform X5 encodes the protein MCGLRSILQYFVNLRKEDFSIDMHLGISFLSLFFFFFFFIIFSFINKVSVPCNSSMNMVTVRCGHCANLLSVNIGGSLQSTTIPPHQDPQKQHLSSEDSNKNCGSSSSSSSSSSKSNKFGHAFESLELHDQPRISPIRPPEKRQRVPSAYNRFINGHIFPTFTLD
- the YABBY2 gene encoding putative axial regulator YABBY 2 isoform X4 translates to MCGLRSILQYFVNLRKEDFSIDMHLGISFLSLFFFFFFFIIFSFINKVSVPCNSSMNMVTVRCGHCANLLSVNIGGSLQSTTIPPHQDPQLQKQHLSSEDSNKNCGSSSSSSSSSSKSNKFGHAFESLELHDQPRISPIRPPEKRQRVPSAYNRFINGHIFPTFTLD